In Nicotiana tabacum cultivar K326 chromosome 17, ASM71507v2, whole genome shotgun sequence, one DNA window encodes the following:
- the LOC107771402 gene encoding peptidyl-prolyl cis-trans isomerase CYP40-like codes for MVNPRCYLDISIGGELEGRMVIELYKDIVPKTAENFRALCTGEKGIGPHTGVPLHFKGSCFHLVIRGFMLQGGDISAGDGTGGESIYGLTFEDENFKLKHERKGMLSMANSGPNTNGSQFFITSSQAHHLDGKHVVFGRVIRGLGMIRAIEYVKTSENNFPDLPVVIEDCGEISEGADDGTTNFFKDGDTYPDWPIDLDAKPDEVAWWITAVDCIKAVGNEHYKKEDYKMATRKYRKAVRYTDLCWDKEDIDEAKSEYLRKTKSQILANSSACKLKLGDLAGALLDADVAIYDGGDNVKAFYRQGQAYMAMNAVDAAAESFKKALQLEPNNGGIKKELAAAKKKIAHKLDQEKKGYAKMFQ; via the exons ATGGTGAATCCGAGGTGCTATTTGGACATAAGCATTGGTGGAGAGCTTGAAGGAAGAATGGTGATTGAGCTTTACAAAGACATTGTCCCTAAAACCGCTGAAAATTTCAGGGCTCTATGTACTGGAGAGAAAGGCATTGGCCCTCACACTGGTGTTCCTCTCCATTTTAAG GGTTCTTGCTTTCATCTTGTCATTAGAGGTTTTATGTTACAAGGTGGGGATATATCTGCTGGAGATGGCACTGGTGGGGAATCAATTTATGGTTTGACATTCGAAGATGAAAATTTTAAACTCAAACATGAAAGAAAAGGGATGCTTTCTATGGCAAATTCTGGTCCAAATACAAATGGCTCTCAATTTTTCATCACCTCTTCTCAAGCACATCATCTAGATGGAAAGCATGTTGTGTTTGGAAGAGTAATTAGGGGTTTGGGGATGATTCGTGCAATTGAATATGTTAAAACAAGTGAAAATAATTTTCCAGACCTTCCTGTGGTAATAGAGGATTGTGGAGAAATTTCAGAGGGAGCCGATGATGGCACAACTAACTTCTTTAAAGATGGTGACACTTACCCTGATTGGCCAATAGATCTTGACGCGAAACCTGATGAAGTTGCTTGGTGGATAACTGCCGTTGACTGTATCAAAGCCGTTGGCAATGAACATTACAAG AAAGAAGATTATAAGATGGCTACCAGAAAGTACAGGAAGGCCGTCCGTTATACCGACTTATGCTGGGATAAGGAAGACATTGATGAAG CAAAAAGCGAGTATTTGAGAAAGACAAAGTCCCAGATACTTGCAAATAGTTCT GCCTGTAAGCTGAAGTTAGGAGACCTAGCTGGAGCATTGTTGGACGCTGATGTTGCAATTTATGATGGAGGAGACAATGTCAAAGCTTTTTACCGCCAAGGCCAG GCATATATGGCAATGAATGCTGTAGATGCAGCAGCTGAAAGTTTTAAGAAGGCCCTGCAGTTAGAGCCAAACAATG GGGGGATAAAGAAGGAGCTGGCTGCTGCAAAGAAGAAG ATTGCTCATAAACTAGACCAGGAGAAGAAGGGTTATGCTAAAATGTTTCAGTAA
- the LOC107771410 gene encoding patatin-like protein 3 precursor (The RefSeq protein has 1 substitution compared to this genomic sequence): MGRIALVAAALMTLLVLVLQPPMAFAVTKGKMVTVLSVDGGGIRGIIPGTVLAFLESKLQELDGPNARLADYFDVVAGTSTGGLITTMLTAPNKDNRPLYQAKDISNFYMEHGPQIFPQSRRNSFVRRVTNLFGGPKYDGKYLRSIINSILGNLTMKQTLTNTIIPTFDIKRLQPIIFSTADAKANISKNAQLSDICLSTSAAPTYFPVHYFETKDAEGKTRTFDLVDGGLAANNPTLMAMTHISKQIMTGNFQYEDMEKMDCKKVLVLSLGTGTGKHEEKYNATIASRWGMLGWIYNNGATPLIDVYADASADMVDIHVSTMFQTLASEKNYIRIQDDNLTGEAASMDIATIENMGRLVQIGNDLLKKPVSRVNLETGRYEPVVAEGTNEAAIIRFAQLLSEERKLRLNN, translated from the exons ATGGGGAGAATAGCTCTTGTAGCTGCAgcattaatgactttgttagtaTTAGTTTTACAACCTCCAATGGCTTTTGCTGTTACCAAAGGAAAGATGGTAACAGTTTTGAGCGTTGATGGAGGTGGAATTAGAGGCATTATTCCTGGCACCGTTCTTGCCTTCCTTGAATCCAAACTTCAG GAACTGGATGGACCAAACGCAAGACTTGCAGATTATTTTGATGTGGTAGCAGGAACAAGCACAGGTGGATTAATAACTACTATGCTTACTGCTCCTAACAAGGACAACCGCCCCTTATATCAAGCAAAAGACATATCCAATTTCTATATGGAGCACGGCCCTCAAATTTTTCCTCAAAGCAG GCGTAACAGCTTCGTGAGGAGGGTCACAAATTTGTTTGGGGGGCCAAAGTATGATGGCAAGTACTTGAGATCCATGATTAATTCAATATTAGGCAATCTTACTATGAAGCAGACGTTGACTAATACAATCATACCAACTTTTGATATCAAACGCCTTCAACCAATTATCTTCAGTACCGCAGAT GCAAAAGCAAATATATCTAAGAATGCTCAATTGTCAGACATTTGTCTTAGCACCTCGGCTGCACCCACCTATTTTCCAGTACACTATTTTGAGACCAAGGATGCTGAAGGGAAAACACGCACGTTTGATCTTGTCGATGGAGGTTTAGCTGCAAATAATCCA ACTCTGATGGCAATGACTCacatttcaaaacaaataatgaCGGGCAACTTTCAATACGAGGATATGGAAAAAATGGACTGCAAGAAAGTGTTGGTTCTGTCATTGGGCACGGGTACAGGAAAGCACGAAGAGAAGTACAATGCTACAATAGCTTCTAGGTGGGGAATGCTAGGTTGGATCTACAACAATGGTGCCACCCCATTGATAGATGTTTATGCTGATGCTAGTGCTGATATGGTAGACATTCACGTTTCCACCATGTTTCAGACTCTTGCCAGTGAGAAGAACTACATCAGGATTCAG GACGACAATTTGACTGGAGAGGCTGCGTCTATGGATATTGCAACCATAGAAAACATGGGGAGACTTGTACAAATTGGTAATGATCTATTGAAGAAGCCAGTGTCAAGGGTCAACTTAGAAACAGGCCGATACGAACCAGTTGTTGCGGAGGGCACTAACGAAGCTGCTATAATCCGTTTTGCTCAGTTGCTTTCAGAAGAAAGGAAACTCAGATTAAACAACTAG